The proteins below are encoded in one region of Apostichopus japonicus isolate 1M-3 chromosome 4, ASM3797524v1, whole genome shotgun sequence:
- the LOC139966450 gene encoding scavenger receptor cysteine-rich domain superfamily protein-like isoform X1, with product MLLRHYKLTPKMDINIVIFASICFYHASYVLADENSYFTDVRLRDGDTDTSGRVEISSDNVWRPICDEDWTIQDSTVVCRQLNLGLFGIPVKGERYVKNPSPIRVTKICRGSEERLEDCDDKHDRGDCDEDSPIIRTLCNPEMRLKGSGREGVVELFSREEYKWKQLRDKDLLNHEIATEICHRLGLGSEGFVLSTSEKTVTDEIFGSGEDLEEASSLYDPDTYSVVSCIGEFDPCEDNPCSSNGACTHQKNGRYVCICYDGFTGDDCGSENSASHRSPLLTYLFIFIFVIIIVIVAAVIFLYFKFNKELIRSSTPNEYTAMAMNQTYNQNMNSTEADKQNKMVNENQSNAEAVYETPDVKPDQKESDHKNKMEVYEVF from the exons ATGCTCTTGCGACATTACAAGTTGACACCAAAAATGGAcataaatattgtaatttttGCAAGTATTTGCTTCTATCATGCCAGCTACGTACTGGCAGATGAGAACA gTTATTTTACAGATGTTCGTCTCAGAGATGGTGACACCGATACTTCAGGGAGGGTAGAGATATCTTCTGACAATGTCTGGAGACCAATTTGCGATGAAGATTGGACGATTCAGGACTCTACAGTAGTCTGTCGCCAGTTGAATTTAGGTTTATTTGGCATACCCGTTAAGGGAGAAAGGTACGTAAAAAATCCCTCTCCTATCAGGGTGACAAAGATTTGCAGAGGATCAGAAGAGAGATTAGAAGACTGTGATGATAAACATGATCGAGGTGATTGTGATGAAGATTCGCCGATAATTCGCACCTTATGTAATCCCG AAATGCGATTAAAAGGATCCGGTAGAGAGGGTGTCGTCGAACTCTTTTCAAGAGAGGAGTACAAATGGAAACAACTTAGAGATAAAGATTTATTGAATCATGAAATAGCCACAGAGATTTGTCATCGACTTGGTTTAGGATCTGAAGGATTCGTGCTATCGACTTCCGAAAAAACTGTGACAGACGAGATTTTCGGATCCGGGGAAGACTTGGAAGAGGCTTCAAGTTTGTATGACCCAGATACATATTCTGTGGTATCCTGCATTGGTG AATTTGATCCATGTGAGGACAACCCTTGTTCGTCTAACGGAGCATGTACTCATCAGAAAAATGGCCGATATGTATGCATTTGCTATGATGGCTTCACCGGAGATGATTGTGGTTCAg AGAACTCTGCAAGTCACAGAAGTCCGTTACTGACGTACCtgttcatattcatatttgtcATCATAATCGTCATAGTGGCTGCTGTCATATTTTTGTACTTCAAGTTTAACAAAGAACTCATTCGG TCCAGCACTCCGAATGAGTATACTGCAATGGCAATGAATCAAACGTACAACCAAAATATGAACTCCACCGAGGCAGACAAACAGAACAAAATGGTGAATGAAAATCAGTCAAACGCGGAAGCAGTGTACGAGACCCCTGATGTTAAACCAGATCAGAAAGAAAGCGACCACAAAAATAAGATGGAGGTTTATGAAGTCTTTTGA
- the LOC139966450 gene encoding scavenger receptor cysteine-rich domain superfamily protein-like isoform X2 yields MLLRHYKLTPKMDINIVIFASICFYHASYVLADENNVRLRDGDTDTSGRVEISSDNVWRPICDEDWTIQDSTVVCRQLNLGLFGIPVKGERYVKNPSPIRVTKICRGSEERLEDCDDKHDRGDCDEDSPIIRTLCNPEMRLKGSGREGVVELFSREEYKWKQLRDKDLLNHEIATEICHRLGLGSEGFVLSTSEKTVTDEIFGSGEDLEEASSLYDPDTYSVVSCIGEFDPCEDNPCSSNGACTHQKNGRYVCICYDGFTGDDCGSENSASHRSPLLTYLFIFIFVIIIVIVAAVIFLYFKFNKELIRSSTPNEYTAMAMNQTYNQNMNSTEADKQNKMVNENQSNAEAVYETPDVKPDQKESDHKNKMEVYEVF; encoded by the exons ATGCTCTTGCGACATTACAAGTTGACACCAAAAATGGAcataaatattgtaatttttGCAAGTATTTGCTTCTATCATGCCAGCTACGTACTGGCAGATGAGAACA ATGTTCGTCTCAGAGATGGTGACACCGATACTTCAGGGAGGGTAGAGATATCTTCTGACAATGTCTGGAGACCAATTTGCGATGAAGATTGGACGATTCAGGACTCTACAGTAGTCTGTCGCCAGTTGAATTTAGGTTTATTTGGCATACCCGTTAAGGGAGAAAGGTACGTAAAAAATCCCTCTCCTATCAGGGTGACAAAGATTTGCAGAGGATCAGAAGAGAGATTAGAAGACTGTGATGATAAACATGATCGAGGTGATTGTGATGAAGATTCGCCGATAATTCGCACCTTATGTAATCCCG AAATGCGATTAAAAGGATCCGGTAGAGAGGGTGTCGTCGAACTCTTTTCAAGAGAGGAGTACAAATGGAAACAACTTAGAGATAAAGATTTATTGAATCATGAAATAGCCACAGAGATTTGTCATCGACTTGGTTTAGGATCTGAAGGATTCGTGCTATCGACTTCCGAAAAAACTGTGACAGACGAGATTTTCGGATCCGGGGAAGACTTGGAAGAGGCTTCAAGTTTGTATGACCCAGATACATATTCTGTGGTATCCTGCATTGGTG AATTTGATCCATGTGAGGACAACCCTTGTTCGTCTAACGGAGCATGTACTCATCAGAAAAATGGCCGATATGTATGCATTTGCTATGATGGCTTCACCGGAGATGATTGTGGTTCAg AGAACTCTGCAAGTCACAGAAGTCCGTTACTGACGTACCtgttcatattcatatttgtcATCATAATCGTCATAGTGGCTGCTGTCATATTTTTGTACTTCAAGTTTAACAAAGAACTCATTCGG TCCAGCACTCCGAATGAGTATACTGCAATGGCAATGAATCAAACGTACAACCAAAATATGAACTCCACCGAGGCAGACAAACAGAACAAAATGGTGAATGAAAATCAGTCAAACGCGGAAGCAGTGTACGAGACCCCTGATGTTAAACCAGATCAGAAAGAAAGCGACCACAAAAATAAGATGGAGGTTTATGAAGTCTTTTGA